From one Rhizobium lentis genomic stretch:
- a CDS encoding glycosyltransferase family 8 protein, which yields MNNQCVVYVTDVEYSFPTILSALQARKSASPATDVCVLMSERLDNFNELRALLAASGVELIDATDALQDSLGKLDSSHFQGRISVSTMAKLVLCEILPAHYSQIIYLDGDTQIVSDLGKLENATVPEGRFFAARDYTAIQDFLNTGKDNHYFNAGVLKFHRNGWIGQEALELFARNPEACEGKHDQGALNYVCGSSLILVSNRWNFPKQFLHLVNMSSLAIVHYMAHPKPWHGTFFPWTDRESQVYVDLRKAHPIYSALYRGISLDRKMLYKYRSMRARLEHAIERNGPHPRVQSLLVGDYAV from the coding sequence ATGAACAATCAGTGCGTTGTGTACGTCACGGATGTGGAATATTCATTTCCAACTATCCTTTCCGCGCTTCAGGCTCGCAAATCCGCAAGCCCCGCAACCGATGTTTGCGTGCTCATGTCTGAACGTCTCGATAATTTCAATGAGTTGAGAGCCTTGCTCGCCGCGAGCGGAGTCGAATTGATCGATGCGACCGACGCACTGCAGGACTCCCTCGGCAAACTCGACAGCTCGCATTTTCAGGGGCGCATCAGCGTCAGCACAATGGCCAAGCTGGTCCTCTGCGAGATCCTGCCCGCCCATTACAGCCAGATCATCTATCTCGATGGCGATACCCAGATCGTCAGCGATCTCGGTAAACTCGAAAACGCCACTGTGCCTGAGGGCCGGTTTTTCGCGGCCCGCGACTACACGGCAATCCAGGACTTCCTCAACACCGGAAAAGACAACCATTACTTCAACGCAGGGGTTCTGAAATTCCATCGCAACGGCTGGATCGGGCAGGAGGCGCTTGAGCTTTTTGCCAGAAATCCCGAGGCTTGCGAGGGTAAACATGATCAGGGTGCATTGAACTATGTCTGCGGATCATCGCTCATCCTCGTGTCCAACCGTTGGAACTTTCCCAAGCAGTTTCTGCATCTGGTGAACATGTCGTCACTGGCGATCGTCCACTATATGGCGCATCCCAAGCCATGGCATGGAACCTTCTTTCCATGGACTGATCGGGAAAGCCAAGTCTACGTCGATCTGCGCAAGGCGCATCCGATTTACAGCGCCCTCTATCGCGGAATAAGCCTCGATCGGAAGATGCTCTATAAATATCGGTCGATGCGGGCACGCCTCGAACACGCGATCGAGAGGAATGGGCCTCACCCGAGGGTCCAGAGCCTGCTGGTTGGCGATTATGCTGTATGA
- a CDS encoding glycosyltransferase family 2 protein, with amino-acid sequence MSYRASVASISHYAKARLRRSLKARQVRYDLLRSALKQARHVVICVIRDEGHRLAFFLQYYRDLGFEHFICIDNGSTDGTAELLASFDDVSLLSAHGSYKAARFGNDWINEVINRHCQEKWVLYVDADEFLVYPHCDSRPINQLTAYIESTGGHSLRSVMIDMYSQRPVLENICEPGRNPLEVCNLFDRSGYVAHFDDRNRTTWIKGGVRGRIYFRDRLWDGPALNKLPLIYVTGERLFLKSSHQVWPLCLNLGDMRGALCVSGALLHFKFLSTFVHKVADAEHLSQHTEEYTVYSADKGMGDFVCDDTGTYTSWKDLSDQGLIQGEGWKYWRNISGDEIETVQQNMPGSAQRHPQKKHENGYAPASLGSPS; translated from the coding sequence ATGAGTTATCGGGCTTCCGTCGCTAGTATCTCGCATTACGCAAAAGCGCGCCTGCGCCGGTCGCTAAAGGCTCGGCAGGTCCGCTACGACCTGCTGCGCAGCGCCCTCAAGCAGGCGCGCCACGTCGTCATCTGCGTCATCCGTGACGAGGGCCACCGCCTGGCATTCTTCCTGCAATATTATCGCGACCTCGGTTTCGAGCACTTCATCTGCATCGACAACGGCTCGACGGACGGAACGGCAGAATTGCTGGCCAGCTTCGACGATGTCTCGCTGCTCTCGGCTCACGGTTCCTACAAGGCGGCAAGGTTCGGGAACGACTGGATCAATGAAGTCATCAACCGGCACTGTCAGGAGAAATGGGTCCTTTATGTCGATGCAGACGAGTTTCTGGTCTATCCGCATTGCGACTCCCGCCCAATCAATCAATTGACAGCCTATATCGAATCTACCGGCGGCCATTCCCTCCGCTCGGTCATGATCGACATGTACAGTCAGCGTCCGGTCCTGGAAAACATATGCGAACCCGGTCGCAACCCGCTGGAGGTCTGCAATCTTTTCGACCGATCCGGCTATGTCGCACATTTCGACGACCGCAACAGGACGACATGGATCAAAGGCGGCGTTCGCGGACGCATTTATTTTCGCGATAGGCTCTGGGACGGGCCGGCGCTCAACAAGCTCCCTCTTATATATGTGACAGGTGAACGGCTGTTTCTCAAATCATCGCACCAGGTCTGGCCGCTCTGCCTGAATTTGGGCGACATGCGCGGCGCGCTTTGCGTATCCGGCGCCCTTCTTCACTTCAAATTCCTATCGACCTTCGTGCACAAAGTTGCCGATGCCGAGCACCTTTCTCAGCATACGGAAGAATACACCGTTTACTCCGCCGACAAGGGGATGGGTGACTTCGTCTGTGACGATACAGGCACTTACACAAGCTGGAAGGACTTGTCCGATCAAGGGCTTATTCAAGGCGAGGGCTGGAAATATTGGAGGAATATCTCGGGGGACGAAATCGAAACAGTCCAGCAGAACATGCCTGGTTCCGCGCAGCGACATCCGCAGAAAAAGCATGAAAATGGCTACGCCCCTGCCTCCCTTGGATCGCCATCGTGA
- a CDS encoding acyltransferase family protein has product MVLGEKLDLAKGRPTGFDYMRLLLAFSVLWIHTARVTYGDDLFLWETPLRPFIKSVLPMFFALSGFLVAGSLARSKTLISFLGNRFIRIYPALAVEVLLAAFILGAIYTEYDLSNYFSDPQFFAYLLNVTGHIHFNLPGVFLNNPDAAMVNGQLWTVPFELECYVAIALLFLLGVVKRRAIALVATTALIVGFGLARYWKHESNWASMPTTASGNLLIGAFLVGVTIYLYKDKILWDVRIFIAAVAVILWAYWFSPFGDFVAIPAIGYVTVFLGLTSPRKLGVLQGADYSYGVFLYGYPIQQAFVALGPWAHNWWLNGIVCSMIVTCFAALSWRFIEKPALGLRKQVTWLENLYLQRGSRRELAGAVLK; this is encoded by the coding sequence ATGGTTCTCGGCGAAAAACTTGATCTGGCGAAGGGGCGGCCGACGGGATTCGATTACATGCGACTGCTGCTGGCCTTTTCGGTGCTTTGGATACATACGGCTCGCGTTACCTATGGCGATGATCTGTTTTTGTGGGAAACGCCCCTGCGTCCCTTTATCAAGTCGGTGCTACCCATGTTCTTTGCCCTGAGCGGGTTCCTGGTTGCCGGCAGCCTGGCGCGGTCGAAGACGTTGATCTCTTTTCTTGGCAATCGATTTATCCGGATTTACCCCGCTCTCGCGGTGGAAGTGTTGCTGGCTGCTTTTATACTTGGAGCGATCTATACCGAGTATGACCTCAGTAACTACTTCAGCGACCCCCAGTTTTTTGCATATCTCCTGAACGTCACCGGGCACATTCACTTCAATCTTCCGGGAGTGTTCCTGAACAACCCTGATGCCGCCATGGTGAATGGGCAGCTCTGGACGGTGCCTTTCGAACTTGAATGTTATGTCGCGATCGCCTTGCTTTTCCTGCTTGGCGTAGTCAAACGGCGCGCAATTGCGCTCGTGGCAACGACGGCGTTGATCGTGGGCTTTGGGCTTGCGAGATATTGGAAGCACGAGAGCAACTGGGCATCCATGCCGACGACCGCATCGGGGAATCTGCTGATCGGCGCCTTCCTCGTAGGCGTGACCATCTATCTCTACAAGGACAAGATTCTGTGGGATGTCCGCATCTTCATCGCTGCTGTTGCCGTCATATTGTGGGCTTACTGGTTCAGCCCATTTGGGGACTTCGTTGCCATTCCGGCTATTGGCTATGTAACCGTCTTTCTCGGGCTCACCTCGCCCCGCAAACTCGGAGTGCTTCAGGGAGCCGACTATTCCTATGGCGTATTCCTCTACGGCTATCCCATCCAGCAGGCCTTCGTCGCACTCGGACCGTGGGCGCATAACTGGTGGCTGAATGGGATCGTCTGCAGCATGATTGTCACTTGTTTTGCCGCCCTCTCGTGGCGCTTTATCGAAAAGCCTGCGCTGGGGTTGAGGAAACAGGTGACCTGGCTTGAGAACCTGTACCTGCAGCGCGGTTCAAGACGGGAGTTGGCCGGAGCGGTTTTGAAATAG
- a CDS encoding membrane-bound PQQ-dependent dehydrogenase, glucose/quinate/shikimate family, giving the protein MKYLAALYCIALALIGLGLIGGGALLISLGGSPYYAITGLAYLVAAVLLWLRKPLGALIILLVAVFTLPWALWESGTNFWALFARLMSPIALAGFAFLFAPARLPAANRKLFYGGAALAAILFAAGFSLAFTPHEVIRPSADIPAYKAAKGDNSPSDWTSYGRSTAGDRYSPFDQINRSNVAQLELAWSYRTGRGDGVDQNTPLQIGDTVYTCTPTNVIAALDTDTGKPRWTFDPKASAPYWQRCRGLGYYKMPEANRSPDGLCNERLIQTTIDARLLAIDSKTGAPCTAFGDNGAVQLSQGMGEVKKGYYFQTSAPLIARNLIVIGGWVTDNQEVGEPSGVIRAFNVVTGELEWAWDLGNPAITKLPLEGETYTRATPNMWTTAAFDDKLGLIYAPLGNTTPDYYGANRPAFADHYNATLVALDVTTGRERWKFQTVHHDIWDYDLPAQPMLIDLPDGNGATVPAVLLTTKRGQLFLLSRQTGAPLADVQEKPVPQKGGAPEEKLSPTQPYSVGMPTIGAEQVTEQRAWGLTMFDQLACRIAFRKLRYDGDFTPIGTQPALQQPGNLGGLNWGSLSVDPANNRVFMNDIRVPSIFALVPRDEYVDFALVTTAHGPSAPQRGTPYGMTTEKWTSRLRIPCTQPPWGTVTAVDLNTRKIAWQVPAGTAEQLGPLKMKMNMPMAMGLPTYAGTSATAGGVVFFAGFQDYYIRAYDAENGNELWKYPLPVGSSATPMTYISPKTGRQYVLVSVGGAANSTDIGDYVLAFSLKDGG; this is encoded by the coding sequence ATGAAATATCTGGCCGCTCTATACTGTATCGCTCTCGCCCTTATCGGATTGGGCTTGATAGGAGGCGGCGCGTTGTTGATCAGCCTCGGCGGGTCGCCCTATTACGCAATCACAGGACTTGCCTACCTCGTTGCGGCAGTTCTGCTATGGCTCCGAAAGCCGCTCGGCGCGCTCATTATCCTGCTTGTCGCCGTTTTCACTCTTCCCTGGGCATTGTGGGAGTCTGGCACCAATTTCTGGGCGCTCTTCGCACGCTTGATGTCGCCTATCGCTCTGGCGGGATTTGCATTTCTTTTTGCACCAGCGCGTTTACCGGCCGCCAACCGAAAGCTCTTCTATGGCGGCGCCGCGCTTGCCGCCATTCTGTTTGCTGCGGGCTTCAGCCTTGCGTTCACGCCGCACGAGGTGATCCGCCCCTCCGCCGACATTCCTGCCTATAAGGCGGCCAAAGGCGACAACTCCCCCTCCGACTGGACATCCTATGGCCGCAGCACAGCGGGAGATCGCTATTCCCCGTTCGACCAGATCAACCGCAGCAACGTTGCCCAGCTTGAGCTTGCCTGGTCATACCGCACCGGAAGAGGCGACGGCGTTGACCAGAATACGCCCTTGCAGATCGGCGATACCGTCTACACGTGCACACCGACGAATGTGATCGCGGCCCTCGATACGGATACGGGAAAACCCCGCTGGACCTTCGATCCCAAGGCGTCGGCGCCCTACTGGCAGCGCTGTCGCGGCCTCGGCTACTACAAGATGCCGGAAGCGAACCGTTCGCCCGACGGCCTTTGCAACGAACGCCTGATACAGACGACGATCGACGCCCGGCTTCTGGCGATCGACAGCAAGACCGGCGCGCCGTGCACGGCCTTCGGCGATAATGGCGCCGTACAGCTTTCCCAGGGCATGGGCGAAGTCAAGAAGGGCTATTACTTCCAGACATCGGCGCCACTGATCGCCCGCAACCTCATCGTCATTGGAGGCTGGGTCACCGACAATCAGGAGGTCGGCGAGCCCTCAGGCGTCATCCGCGCATTCAATGTGGTCACCGGCGAGCTCGAATGGGCATGGGATCTCGGCAATCCTGCGATCACCAAGCTTCCACTGGAGGGTGAAACCTATACGCGCGCCACGCCCAACATGTGGACGACAGCCGCCTTCGACGACAAGCTCGGCCTCATCTATGCCCCGCTTGGCAATACCACGCCGGATTATTACGGCGCCAATCGGCCGGCTTTCGCCGATCATTACAACGCGACACTGGTGGCGCTCGATGTGACGACAGGCCGGGAGAGGTGGAAATTCCAGACCGTGCATCACGATATCTGGGACTATGATCTCCCCGCCCAGCCGATGCTGATCGACCTGCCCGATGGCAACGGCGCCACCGTACCCGCCGTGCTGCTGACCACCAAACGCGGGCAGCTTTTCCTGCTCAGTCGGCAGACCGGCGCCCCCCTTGCCGACGTTCAGGAAAAGCCCGTGCCGCAGAAAGGGGGTGCGCCGGAGGAGAAACTGTCTCCGACGCAGCCTTATTCGGTCGGCATGCCGACAATCGGTGCCGAACAGGTGACGGAGCAGAGGGCTTGGGGCCTGACGATGTTCGATCAGCTCGCCTGCCGCATCGCCTTTCGAAAGCTGCGCTACGACGGCGATTTCACACCGATCGGCACACAACCGGCACTTCAGCAGCCGGGAAACCTCGGCGGTCTCAACTGGGGAAGCCTCTCGGTAGACCCGGCCAACAACCGCGTCTTCATGAACGATATTCGCGTCCCCAGTATCTTCGCGCTCGTTCCGCGCGACGAATATGTCGATTTCGCCCTCGTCACGACCGCGCATGGGCCCTCCGCGCCGCAGCGGGGCACGCCTTATGGCATGACGACCGAGAAGTGGACATCACGATTGCGCATTCCCTGCACGCAACCGCCATGGGGCACGGTGACCGCAGTGGATCTGAACACGCGCAAGATCGCATGGCAGGTGCCGGCCGGCACTGCCGAACAGCTCGGACCGCTCAAGATGAAGATGAACATGCCTATGGCAATGGGCCTGCCGACCTATGCCGGCACGTCGGCGACCGCTGGCGGCGTCGTCTTCTTTGCCGGCTTCCAGGACTATTACATCCGCGCCTATGACGCCGAGAACGGCAACGAGCTTTGGAAATATCCTCTCCCGGTCGGCTCGAGCGCGACGCCAATGACCTACATCTCACCGAAAACAGGCCGGCAATATGTTCTGGTTTCGGTTGGCGGAGCTGCAAATTCGACCGACATCGGCGACTACGTGCTGGCCTTCTCCCTGAAAGACGGGGGTTAA
- a CDS encoding DUF6494 family protein, which produces MSEDAFNMSIRKFLKEVGVTSQRKIEETVREGKTDGKKLKVRVTLTAEGTGLNHVVDGEIELP; this is translated from the coding sequence ATGAGCGAAGACGCCTTCAACATGTCGATTCGCAAGTTCCTGAAGGAAGTCGGCGTCACCTCGCAGCGCAAGATCGAGGAGACAGTGCGCGAAGGGAAGACCGACGGCAAGAAGCTGAAGGTCCGCGTGACGCTGACGGCGGAAGGCACCGGCCTCAACCACGTGGTGGATGGCGAAATTGAACTTCCATAA
- a CDS encoding SDR family NAD(P)-dependent oxidoreductase, which produces MNPVQTGKGLAVVTGASTGIGYELAKCAAEDGYDLAIAADEPRIQEAALKLKEFGVRVEAMQVDLSTPDGLRRFASGIAALDRPVELLLANAGRGLGDGFLDQDIGEAQRVVDTNISGTIALVHEIGNRMRMRGEGRILFTGSIAGFMPGTFQAVYNGTKAFINSFSFALREELKDTGITVTCLMPGATDTDFFERADMLDTSVGQGKKDDPAFVARIGYDAMMNGEGDVVSGWKNKLMSAAANVTPAETLARQHRKMAEPGSAEH; this is translated from the coding sequence ATGAATCCCGTTCAAACAGGCAAGGGCCTTGCCGTCGTCACCGGCGCCTCGACCGGCATCGGTTATGAACTCGCCAAATGCGCGGCCGAGGACGGTTATGATCTCGCCATCGCCGCCGATGAGCCCCGCATTCAGGAAGCGGCCCTGAAACTTAAGGAATTCGGCGTGAGGGTGGAGGCCATGCAGGTGGACCTCTCGACACCGGACGGCTTGCGCCGGTTTGCATCGGGAATCGCCGCGCTCGACCGCCCGGTCGAGCTTCTGCTCGCCAATGCCGGCAGAGGGCTCGGCGACGGCTTCCTCGACCAGGATATCGGCGAGGCCCAACGCGTCGTCGATACGAACATCAGCGGCACGATCGCGCTCGTGCATGAGATCGGCAACCGCATGCGGATGCGCGGCGAAGGGCGGATACTCTTCACCGGATCGATCGCCGGCTTCATGCCCGGCACGTTCCAGGCGGTCTATAACGGCACCAAGGCCTTCATCAATTCCTTCTCCTTTGCGCTGCGCGAAGAGCTGAAGGACACGGGCATCACCGTGACCTGCCTGATGCCGGGTGCCACTGACACCGACTTCTTCGAGCGCGCCGACATGCTGGACACCTCGGTCGGCCAGGGCAAGAAGGACGATCCCGCCTTCGTCGCCAGGATCGGCTATGATGCGATGATGAACGGCGAAGGGGACGTCGTTTCCGGCTGGAAGAACAAGCTCATGTCCGCCGCCGCCAATGTCACTCCGGCGGAAACTCTCGCCAGGCAGCACCGCAAGATGGCGGAACCGGGCTCGGCGGAACATTGA
- a CDS encoding zinc-dependent alcohol dehydrogenase — MKALTWHGKHDIRCESVPDPEIHDGRDAIIRVTACAICGSDLHLYDGVMPEMHSGDIMGHETMGEVVEVGKENTKLKVGDRVVVPFTISCGECFFCQRGFYSGCERSNPDRSKVTKLWGNSPAGLFGYSHLLGGYSGGQAEYLRVPYADVGPIKVPDGLTDEQVLFLSDIFPTGYMAADFCNIEPGDTIAIWGCGPVGQMAIKSAFILGAERVIAIDTVPERLALAAASGAVTLDFRDEDIYEKIMDLTNGRGADACIDAVGTEADASASWDSRLDRIKVATFMGTDRPHVLRQAIHCCRNFGTVSIVGVYGGFLDKIPMGSAINRGLTFKMAQTPVQRYLPLLMERIQNGEIDPSFIITHRATLEEGPDLYKTFRDKQDGCIKVVLKP, encoded by the coding sequence ATGAAGGCGCTTACCTGGCACGGCAAACACGACATCCGCTGCGAAAGCGTTCCCGACCCGGAAATCCACGACGGACGCGACGCGATCATCAGGGTGACGGCCTGCGCGATCTGCGGTTCGGACCTGCATCTCTATGACGGCGTCATGCCCGAGATGCATAGCGGCGACATCATGGGCCACGAAACCATGGGCGAGGTCGTCGAGGTCGGCAAGGAGAATACGAAACTGAAGGTCGGCGACCGCGTCGTCGTTCCCTTCACCATCTCCTGTGGCGAGTGTTTCTTCTGCCAGCGCGGCTTCTACTCCGGCTGCGAACGCTCGAACCCGGATCGTTCCAAGGTGACCAAGCTCTGGGGCAATTCCCCCGCCGGCCTGTTCGGTTATTCGCATCTTCTCGGCGGCTATAGCGGCGGTCAGGCGGAATATCTGCGCGTGCCCTACGCCGATGTCGGCCCCATCAAGGTGCCGGATGGCCTGACCGACGAGCAGGTGCTCTTCCTCTCCGACATCTTCCCGACCGGCTATATGGCGGCCGATTTCTGCAACATCGAGCCGGGTGATACGATCGCCATCTGGGGCTGCGGCCCCGTCGGCCAGATGGCCATCAAGTCCGCCTTCATCCTCGGTGCCGAGAGGGTGATCGCCATCGACACGGTGCCGGAACGGTTGGCGCTGGCTGCGGCCTCCGGAGCGGTCACGCTCGATTTCCGGGACGAGGATATCTACGAAAAGATCATGGACCTGACGAACGGCCGCGGCGCAGATGCCTGCATCGATGCCGTGGGCACTGAGGCCGATGCCTCGGCGAGCTGGGATTCCCGCCTCGACCGCATCAAGGTCGCGACCTTCATGGGCACCGACCGTCCCCACGTGCTGCGCCAAGCCATCCATTGCTGCCGCAACTTCGGCACCGTGTCGATCGTCGGCGTCTATGGCGGCTTCCTCGACAAGATCCCGATGGGCTCCGCCATCAATCGCGGCCTCACCTTCAAGATGGCCCAGACACCGGTGCAGCGCTATCTGCCGCTCCTTATGGAGCGCATCCAGAACGGCGAGATCGATCCGTCCTTCATCATCACCCACCGGGCGACCCTCGAAGAGGGGCCGGACCTCTACAAGACATTCCGTGACAAACAGGACGGCTGCATCAAAGTCGTTTTGAAGCCGTAA
- a CDS encoding TIGR04290 family methyltransferase: MDARHGGEEELQRKITRLGPWFHNLEIRGVQTAPDHFLGDYPRFKWDGFKHVIPADLQGCSVLDVGCNAGFYALEMKRRNAGRVVGLDPDARYLRQARFAAAETGLDVEFRQMSVYDVGRLGEKFDLVIFMGVLYHLRHPLLALDLLYEHVVGDRMLFQCLQRGDERIPDLKEDYGFSEWSVFDRPDYPKLFFVEERYAADPTNWFIPNKPAVQAMLRSSGFAIEANPEREVYLCRKGERHYAVEAPPSIG, translated from the coding sequence ATGGATGCAAGACACGGCGGAGAGGAAGAGCTGCAAAGGAAGATCACCAGACTCGGCCCCTGGTTCCACAACCTTGAAATCAGGGGCGTCCAGACGGCTCCAGACCATTTTCTCGGTGACTACCCCCGTTTCAAGTGGGACGGGTTCAAACACGTCATTCCGGCGGATCTGCAGGGATGCAGCGTGCTTGACGTCGGCTGCAATGCCGGCTTTTACGCTCTCGAAATGAAGCGCCGGAATGCCGGGCGGGTTGTCGGTCTCGATCCCGACGCACGCTATCTGCGGCAGGCGCGGTTTGCCGCGGCGGAAACCGGGCTCGATGTGGAGTTCAGGCAGATGTCCGTCTATGACGTGGGCAGGCTGGGCGAGAAATTCGATCTCGTCATCTTCATGGGCGTGCTCTATCACCTTCGTCACCCGCTGCTGGCGCTCGATCTGCTTTACGAGCATGTTGTTGGCGACCGGATGTTGTTTCAGTGCCTGCAGCGCGGCGACGAGCGGATTCCCGATCTCAAGGAAGACTACGGTTTTTCGGAATGGTCGGTGTTCGACCGTCCGGATTACCCGAAACTCTTCTTCGTCGAGGAGCGATATGCCGCAGATCCGACGAATTGGTTCATTCCCAACAAGCCGGCTGTCCAGGCCATGCTGCGCAGTTCAGGCTTCGCCATCGAAGCCAATCCGGAACGCGAGGTCTATCTCTGCCGCAAGGGCGAGCGGCATTATGCGGTCGAGGCACCACCGAGCATAGGTTAA
- a CDS encoding UDP-glucuronic acid decarboxylase family protein yields MLQRTRNGKGKTVLVAGGAGFVGSHLCDALLARGDRVICVDSYLTGSEDNVRPLLNHPGFRLIEMDICDLEAIDVPVSQVYNLACAASPPQYQADPVHTMMTCVAGTGNLLAIAEQNDASFLQASTSEVYGDPVEHPQREDYRGNVNCIGPRACYDEGKRAAEALCFDMLRAGRVDARVARIFNTYGPRMQPNDGRIISNLLVQAISGEPLTIYGTGEQTRSFCFVSDLVAGLMALMDVDPNPEGPVNLGNPGEFTINELAAMVLDMVPTTSRIVHRPLPQDDPQRRRPDISKARELLGWQPQIPLSEGLKHTAGWFIATLGEPAADLSSTKARGRAAPSEVHAGV; encoded by the coding sequence ATGCTGCAAAGAACCCGAAACGGAAAAGGAAAGACTGTTCTTGTCGCTGGAGGTGCCGGCTTCGTCGGTTCGCATCTCTGCGATGCGCTGCTTGCCCGCGGTGATCGGGTCATCTGCGTGGACAGCTATCTCACCGGCTCGGAGGACAATGTCAGGCCGCTCCTCAACCATCCGGGTTTTCGATTGATCGAGATGGATATCTGCGATCTGGAAGCCATCGATGTGCCGGTTAGCCAGGTCTACAATCTGGCTTGCGCCGCTTCTCCACCGCAATATCAGGCGGACCCTGTGCATACAATGATGACGTGCGTAGCCGGCACCGGCAACCTTCTGGCGATTGCAGAACAGAATGACGCCTCGTTCCTCCAGGCATCGACCAGCGAGGTCTACGGCGACCCGGTCGAACACCCGCAACGGGAGGATTATCGCGGCAATGTCAACTGCATCGGCCCGCGCGCCTGCTACGACGAGGGTAAGCGGGCGGCGGAAGCGCTCTGCTTCGACATGCTGCGTGCGGGAAGGGTCGATGCGCGCGTGGCTCGCATCTTCAATACTTACGGGCCGCGGATGCAGCCGAACGATGGTCGGATCATTTCCAATCTTCTCGTGCAGGCGATTTCCGGCGAGCCGCTGACGATCTATGGCACCGGCGAACAGACGCGCTCGTTCTGTTTCGTGAGCGATCTGGTGGCGGGATTGATGGCGCTGATGGATGTCGATCCCAATCCGGAAGGGCCGGTCAATCTCGGCAATCCCGGCGAATTCACGATCAATGAACTTGCGGCGATGGTGCTGGATATGGTTCCGACGACGTCCCGGATCGTTCACCGGCCGTTGCCGCAGGACGACCCGCAGCGCCGCCGCCCGGATATTTCCAAAGCACGCGAGCTGCTGGGCTGGCAGCCCCAAATTCCGCTTTCGGAAGGGCTGAAGCACACCGCCGGCTGGTTTATCGCGACGCTCGGCGAGCCGGCCGCCGATCTCTCCTCCACCAAGGCGCGTGGCAGGGCCGCGCCTTCTGAAGTCCATGCGGGAGTGTAG
- a CDS encoding CgeB family protein codes for MKKPLDIVVLGLTLSSSWGNGHATTFRALIRGLKAEGHRVLFLERDVPWYAEHRDLPEPDFCELLYYSDICEMLEVYAGRLMKADVVIVGSYVPDGVVLIDRLEALDLKRLCFYDIDTPVTLAKLDRGDEEYLAKRQVALFDIYFSFSGGQVLTRLEEQYGAKKALPLYCSVDAERYQHTGETFRWDLGYLGTFSPDRQPTVEKLLIEPARRLPHLRFVVAGPQYPADIDWPKNVERINHLPPADHSSFYSRQRFTLNVTRADMIAAGWSPSVRLFEAASCGTPIISDYWRGLDELLLDQHAVLIATKTEDVLKALTGIDERQRRSLAARAKAIVLEGHTGLARARGLIADLSQLPERQIHPQSMLQPVSA; via the coding sequence ATGAAGAAACCTCTCGATATCGTTGTTCTCGGACTGACACTTTCGTCCTCCTGGGGAAACGGCCACGCGACGACCTTTCGTGCGCTGATCCGCGGCCTGAAAGCGGAAGGTCATCGCGTTCTTTTCCTGGAACGGGACGTGCCGTGGTATGCCGAGCATCGCGATCTGCCGGAACCGGATTTCTGCGAACTCCTCTACTATTCCGACATCTGCGAGATGCTTGAGGTTTACGCGGGCCGACTTATGAAAGCCGACGTAGTCATAGTCGGATCGTATGTGCCCGACGGTGTGGTGTTGATCGATCGCCTGGAGGCGCTCGACCTCAAGAGACTATGTTTCTACGACATCGACACGCCTGTGACGCTGGCAAAGCTCGATCGAGGCGACGAGGAATACCTGGCGAAGCGTCAGGTCGCGTTGTTCGACATCTATTTTTCTTTTTCCGGCGGACAGGTGCTGACCCGGCTGGAAGAGCAATACGGGGCCAAGAAGGCGCTTCCGCTCTATTGCTCCGTCGATGCCGAGCGCTATCAGCACACGGGAGAGACTTTTCGCTGGGACCTCGGTTATCTCGGCACGTTCAGCCCCGACCGTCAGCCGACTGTCGAAAAGCTGCTGATTGAGCCGGCCCGGCGCCTTCCGCATCTTCGTTTCGTGGTCGCAGGTCCGCAATATCCCGCGGATATCGATTGGCCGAAGAATGTCGAGCGGATAAACCATCTGCCGCCGGCGGATCATTCAAGCTTCTACAGCCGTCAGCGGTTCACGCTGAACGTCACCCGCGCCGACATGATCGCCGCCGGCTGGTCCCCGAGCGTCCGGCTGTTCGAAGCGGCCTCCTGCGGCACGCCTATCATCAGCGACTACTGGCGCGGCCTCGACGAACTGCTGCTGGACCAGCACGCCGTCCTGATTGCCACGAAGACGGAGGATGTCCTCAAGGCGCTGACCGGGATCGACGAAAGACAGCGCCGCTCGCTTGCGGCCAGGGCAAAGGCGATCGTCCTTGAGGGCCATACCGGGCTGGCGCGCGCTCGCGGGCTCATCGCCGACCTCAGCCAGCTTCCGGAACGACAGATCCATCCGCAATCCATGCTTCAGCCAGTCTCAGCCTAA